From the Lysobacterales bacterium genome, one window contains:
- the prmC gene encoding peptide chain release factor N(5)-glutamine methyltransferase, with product MTIDAWLRAAAARLNTESARLDAELLLTHVLELTRAALYARLRDELDADAQAKVDALLARRVRGEPIAYITGVREFWFMPLKVTPAVLVPRPETEVLVEQALLRLPTDRDLCLIDLGTGSGAIALALAKERPRAIVHAVDASDAALAVAEENAKRLGLTNLRFVLGSWFWGIPGEWERSLESDLRFDLVVSNPPYVAGDDPHLLQGDLRFEPRMALTPEGDGLSAIREISHDARARLKPGGWLLFEHGHDQGPAVRHILERDGYSNVETIRDMEDRDRVTLGRWDG from the coding sequence ATGACGATCGATGCGTGGCTGCGTGCCGCGGCGGCTCGGCTCAATACCGAGTCGGCGCGGCTCGATGCCGAGTTGCTGCTGACGCATGTGCTGGAGCTCACGCGCGCCGCGTTGTATGCGCGGTTGCGCGACGAGCTCGATGCCGATGCACAGGCGAAAGTCGATGCGCTGCTGGCGCGACGCGTGCGCGGCGAGCCGATCGCCTACATCACCGGCGTGCGCGAGTTCTGGTTCATGCCGCTGAAGGTCACCCCGGCGGTGCTGGTGCCGCGACCGGAAACCGAGGTGCTGGTCGAGCAGGCCTTGCTGCGGCTGCCGACCGATCGCGATCTCTGCCTGATCGATCTCGGCACCGGCAGCGGCGCGATTGCGCTCGCACTCGCAAAGGAGCGTCCGCGCGCGATCGTGCATGCCGTCGATGCCAGCGATGCCGCGCTTGCCGTCGCCGAAGAGAACGCCAAGCGTCTCGGGTTAACCAACCTGCGCTTCGTGCTCGGCAGCTGGTTCTGGGGCATTCCCGGCGAATGGGAACGCTCGCTCGAATCCGATTTGCGCTTCGACCTGGTCGTGTCGAACCCGCCCTACGTCGCCGGCGACGATCCGCATCTGTTGCAAGGCGACCTGCGCTTCGAACCACGCATGGCGCTCACGCCCGAAGGCGATGGCCTGTCTGCCATCCGCGAGATCAGCCACGACGCCCGCGCCCGCCTCAAGCCCGGTGGCTGGCTACTCTTCGAACACGGCCACGACCAGGGCCCCGCCGTCCGCCACATCCTTGAACGCGACGGCTACAGCAACGTCGAAACTATCCGCGACATGGAAGACCGCGATCGGGTGACGTTGGGAAGGTGGGACGGTTGA
- a CDS encoding acyl-CoA dehydrogenase: MNSTLPFLAILLSTVLVAHLRLGLLAWTALSAIGLGAATMFAGAHPLALYAAWAVFALVAVPFNIGPLRRAIFSGPFLKVYQRITPQLSDTEKTALEAGTVGWEGELFSGRPDWRKLAAQPKPVLSAEEQAFLDGPVDELCRLHDEWDATHVRADLSPTVWDFLKKNRFFGMIIPKEYGGLGFSALAHGAVVAKCASVSGTLSSTVCVPNSLGPGELLLHYGTDAQKSHYLPRLARGEDIPCFALTNPHAGSDATSIPDFGIVCKGQHNGEETLGIKLTFDKRYITLAPIATIVGLAFRLHDPDGLLGAEKDRGITLALIPRNTAGLEIGRRHMPLNVPFQNGPVRGNGVFIPMSYLIGGEKMIGQGWRMLVECLSVGRAISLPSTAAGGCRMGVAATGAYARIRKQFQMPIGRFEGVEEALARIGGLTYAITALSRMTAAAVDMGEKPSVPSAIAKYHATEVGSQVVKDAMDIHGGKGIILGPRNYLGRAHQAAPISITVEGANILTRSMIIFGQGAVRCHPFVLKEMQAAQLADPKQRLAEFDQLLMGHIGFAISNGVRSLLLGASHSALAKAPIGDASTAKFYKKITRYSANLALVADTAMLTLGGKLKVKEKLSGRLGDVLSQLYIMSSMLKRWEDQGRPVADYPLLAWAMHDAVYKMQDALDGVLRNFPIRPVAWMLRALVFPIGLRERAPSDRLGHRVCTLLLAPSETRNRLVEGVYLTPNANNVPGRMHHALDKVIASEPVERKVVKAIKAGQIGALEATAQLDEAVQKNVITAAERDLLAEVRVLTNEFIAVDDFDSAELEAASAAKRAALKAVA, translated from the coding sequence ATGAACAGCACCCTGCCCTTCCTTGCGATATTGCTCAGCACGGTCCTCGTCGCACACCTGCGACTCGGCCTGCTGGCGTGGACCGCCCTATCGGCCATCGGCCTGGGTGCCGCGACGATGTTCGCCGGCGCGCACCCGCTTGCGCTTTACGCGGCGTGGGCCGTGTTCGCACTGGTCGCGGTGCCGTTCAACATCGGACCGCTGCGCCGCGCGATCTTCAGTGGCCCTTTCCTCAAGGTCTATCAGCGCATCACCCCGCAACTGTCGGACACCGAGAAAACCGCGCTTGAAGCCGGCACCGTCGGCTGGGAAGGCGAGTTGTTCTCGGGTCGCCCGGACTGGCGCAAGCTGGCCGCGCAGCCGAAACCGGTCCTGAGTGCGGAAGAACAGGCCTTCCTGGATGGCCCGGTCGATGAACTGTGCCGCCTGCACGACGAATGGGACGCCACCCACGTGCGCGCCGACCTGTCGCCAACGGTGTGGGACTTCCTCAAGAAGAACCGCTTCTTCGGCATGATCATCCCGAAGGAATACGGTGGCCTCGGCTTCTCGGCGCTGGCGCATGGTGCGGTCGTCGCGAAATGCGCGAGCGTGTCCGGCACCTTGTCGTCGACCGTCTGCGTGCCGAATTCGCTCGGCCCCGGCGAACTGCTGCTGCATTACGGCACCGATGCGCAGAAGAGCCACTACCTGCCGCGACTTGCCCGCGGCGAAGACATCCCCTGTTTCGCACTGACCAATCCGCACGCTGGTTCCGATGCCACCTCGATCCCGGACTTCGGCATCGTCTGCAAGGGCCAGCACAACGGTGAAGAGACCCTCGGCATCAAGCTGACCTTCGACAAGCGCTACATCACGCTGGCGCCGATCGCGACGATCGTCGGCCTCGCCTTCCGCCTGCATGACCCGGACGGGTTGCTGGGTGCGGAGAAAGACCGCGGCATCACCCTCGCACTGATCCCGCGCAACACCGCCGGTCTGGAAATCGGCCGTCGCCACATGCCGCTGAACGTGCCATTCCAGAACGGCCCGGTGCGCGGCAACGGCGTGTTCATCCCGATGAGTTACCTGATTGGTGGCGAGAAGATGATCGGGCAGGGCTGGCGCATGCTGGTCGAATGCCTGTCGGTCGGTCGAGCGATTTCGCTGCCGTCGACCGCCGCTGGCGGCTGCCGCATGGGCGTCGCCGCGACAGGTGCCTATGCGCGCATCCGCAAGCAGTTCCAGATGCCGATCGGTCGTTTCGAAGGCGTCGAGGAAGCACTGGCCCGCATCGGCGGCCTGACCTATGCCATCACCGCGCTGTCGCGCATGACCGCGGCCGCGGTCGACATGGGCGAGAAGCCGTCGGTGCCGAGCGCGATCGCGAAGTACCACGCCACCGAAGTCGGTTCGCAAGTCGTGAAAGACGCGATGGACATCCACGGCGGCAAGGGCATCATCCTCGGCCCGCGCAATTACCTGGGTCGCGCGCATCAGGCCGCACCGATTTCGATCACCGTCGAAGGCGCGAACATCCTGACGCGCAGCATGATCATCTTCGGCCAGGGCGCGGTGCGTTGCCATCCGTTCGTGCTGAAGGAAATGCAGGCGGCGCAACTCGCCGATCCGAAGCAGCGTCTGGCCGAGTTCGACCAGCTGCTGATGGGCCACATCGGCTTCGCGATCAGCAATGGCGTGCGCTCGCTGTTGCTCGGTGCGAGTCATTCGGCACTGGCCAAGGCGCCGATCGGCGACGCCAGCACCGCCAAGTTCTACAAGAAGATCACGCGCTACTCGGCCAATCTGGCGCTGGTTGCCGATACCGCGATGCTGACGCTGGGCGGCAAACTCAAGGTCAAGGAGAAACTGTCGGGACGCCTCGGCGACGTGCTTAGCCAGCTCTACATCATGAGTTCGATGCTGAAGCGCTGGGAGGACCAGGGCCGTCCGGTCGCGGACTATCCGCTGCTGGCCTGGGCGATGCACGACGCCGTGTACAAGATGCAGGACGCGCTCGACGGCGTGCTGCGCAACTTCCCGATCCGCCCGGTGGCGTGGATGCTGCGCGCCCTGGTGTTCCCGATCGGCCTGCGCGAACGTGCGCCGTCGGACCGCCTTGGCCATCGCGTTTGTACCCTGTTGCTGGCGCCGAGCGAGACGCGCAATCGTCTGGTCGAAGGTGTCTACCTGACGCCGAACGCGAACAATGTGCCGGGCCGCATGCATCATGCGCTCGACAAGGTCATCGCCTCGGAGCCGGTGGAACGCAAGGTCGTCAAGGCGATCAAGGCCGGCCAGATCGGCGCGCTGGAAGCGACGGCGCAACTCGATGAAGCGGTGCAGAAGAACGTGATCACCGCGGCCGAACGCGACCTGCTCGCCGAGGTGCGCGTGCTGACCAACGAGTTCATTGCCGTCGACGACTTCGACTCGGCCGAGCTCGAAGCCGCCAGCGCCGCCAAGCGCGCCGCCCTCAAGGCCGTCGCCTGA
- a CDS encoding alpha/beta hydrolase: protein MIRLLLALLAVALSGCHQAYFGTINVGADAPLVESRSVVFDSDHALSVDIYRATDAPDHAPLILFFYGGTWRYGERAWYRFVGESLADHGFVVMIPDYRTAPDVAFPAFVEDAARAAAFARSQAEHYGADPARMVLMGHSAGGHIGALLATDARWLAAVGMKPRDFRAFIGLAGPYDFLPIWNPRMKQVFPDEANGADTQPIHFVDGDEPPMLLLRGDQDIIVLPRHNEEMAALLRAVGVPVESRTYEGVGHSQIVTALARDRSDLAPTLQDVVAYVKQMSD, encoded by the coding sequence ATGATCCGCCTGCTGCTTGCCCTGCTGGCCGTCGCGTTGAGCGGCTGCCACCAGGCCTATTTCGGAACCATCAATGTCGGTGCCGACGCCCCCCTGGTCGAATCGCGCTCGGTCGTCTTCGACAGCGACCATGCGCTCTCGGTCGACATCTATCGTGCCACCGACGCGCCCGACCATGCGCCGTTGATCCTGTTCTTCTACGGCGGCACGTGGCGCTACGGCGAACGTGCCTGGTATCGCTTCGTCGGCGAATCACTGGCAGACCACGGCTTCGTGGTGATGATCCCGGACTACCGCACCGCGCCCGATGTCGCCTTTCCGGCCTTTGTCGAGGATGCCGCGCGCGCCGCCGCGTTCGCAAGATCACAGGCCGAGCACTACGGCGCCGATCCGGCACGCATGGTGTTGATGGGCCATTCCGCGGGCGGCCACATCGGCGCCTTGCTGGCGACGGACGCGCGCTGGCTCGCCGCAGTGGGCATGAAGCCGCGCGATTTCCGCGCCTTCATCGGCCTGGCCGGGCCCTACGACTTCCTGCCGATCTGGAACCCGCGCATGAAGCAGGTGTTCCCGGACGAAGCGAACGGCGCCGACACCCAGCCCATCCATTTCGTCGATGGCGACGAACCGCCGATGCTGCTGCTGCGCGGCGACCAGGACATCATCGTGTTGCCGCGCCACAACGAGGAAATGGCCGCCCTGCTGCGCGCGGTGGGCGTTCCGGTCGAATCCAGGACGTATGAAGGCGTCGGCCATTCGCAGATCGTCACCGCACTCGCCCGCGACCGTTCCGATCTGGCTCCGACGCTGCAGGATGTCGTCGCCTACGTGAAGCAGATGAGCGACTGA
- a CDS encoding TetR/AcrR family transcriptional regulator: protein MTMPQTQIADPRADRARLSSADWEAGALDLLAEQGVSAVAVEPLARRLGVTKGSFYWHFPSREALLKAALERWEKLDEETVFEPLEEIADPAERLRELFVRTSKEMRSHVLYSELLKALDHPVVQPVMARVSQRRIHFLMQAYRSLNFSRKDAMNRARLAYSAYVGFLQLMLQLKLTRMSVEEFDAYVGHVVETLIPAA, encoded by the coding sequence ATGACCATGCCGCAGACCCAGATCGCCGATCCCCGCGCTGACCGCGCTCGCCTGTCCAGCGCCGACTGGGAAGCCGGTGCCCTCGATCTGCTCGCCGAACAGGGAGTCTCCGCCGTGGCGGTCGAACCTCTGGCGCGTCGTCTCGGTGTCACCAAGGGCAGCTTCTATTGGCACTTCCCGTCGCGTGAAGCCTTGTTGAAGGCGGCCCTGGAACGCTGGGAGAAGCTCGACGAGGAAACCGTGTTCGAGCCGCTGGAAGAAATCGCCGACCCGGCCGAGCGCCTGCGCGAACTGTTCGTGCGCACCAGCAAGGAAATGCGTTCGCACGTGCTCTACAGCGAATTGCTGAAGGCGCTCGACCATCCCGTGGTGCAGCCGGTGATGGCGCGCGTCTCGCAGCGCCGCATCCATTTCCTGATGCAGGCCTACCGGTCGCTGAACTTCTCGCGCAAGGACGCGATGAACCGCGCCCGGCTCGCCTATTCCGCCTACGTCGGATTCCTGCAACTGATGCTGCAACTCAAGCTCACGCGCATGAGCGTCGAGGAATTCGACGCCTATGTCGGGCATGTCGTCGAGACGCTGATTCCGGCCGCTTGA
- a CDS encoding alpha/beta hydrolase yields MVNHAALAALPEAPVARAVHRFATADGLRLAVEHFGDADAPALVFAHGFGQSRLAWTGAAEHLAREGFHCLALDGRGHGESGWHDAEAYELERFVDDAKALARTLPRPPVWIGASMGGLIGMMAEAAQPGLFKALVLVDVTPRWETAGVNRILDFMRAHPEGFASVEEASAAVASYLPHRAQRSDPGRLNKMLVPMANGRLRWHWDPRLLDTVADNGERYVAGLTEAARALRLPVLLISGGRSDVVSDHTIDEFRALVPQAEHERIDDATHMVVGDANDRFVDTISRYLRRLPTHTA; encoded by the coding sequence ATGGTGAATCATGCCGCCCTTGCTGCCTTGCCCGAAGCGCCGGTTGCGCGCGCCGTGCATCGCTTCGCCACCGCCGACGGCCTGCGACTTGCGGTCGAGCATTTCGGCGACGCCGATGCACCCGCACTCGTGTTCGCGCACGGCTTCGGCCAATCGCGACTGGCCTGGACCGGCGCCGCCGAGCATCTGGCGCGCGAAGGATTCCACTGTCTCGCACTCGATGGTCGTGGCCACGGCGAGAGCGGCTGGCACGACGCCGAGGCCTACGAACTCGAACGATTCGTCGATGACGCGAAGGCCCTGGCCCGCACATTGCCGCGGCCGCCGGTCTGGATCGGCGCCTCGATGGGCGGGTTGATCGGCATGATGGCCGAAGCCGCTCAGCCCGGCCTGTTCAAAGCCCTGGTGTTGGTCGATGTCACGCCGCGCTGGGAGACCGCCGGGGTCAATCGCATCCTCGACTTCATGCGCGCCCACCCGGAAGGATTTGCTTCGGTCGAAGAGGCCAGCGCTGCAGTCGCGTCGTACTTGCCGCATCGCGCCCAGCGCAGTGATCCGGGCCGCTTGAACAAGATGCTGGTGCCGATGGCCAACGGCCGGCTGCGCTGGCACTGGGACCCGCGCCTGCTCGACACCGTCGCCGACAATGGCGAGCGCTATGTCGCCGGGCTCACCGAAGCCGCACGCGCGCTGCGCCTGCCGGTCCTGCTGATTTCCGGTGGCCGCAGCGACGTCGTCTCGGACCACACCATCGACGAATTCCGCGCGCTCGTGCCGCAGGCCGAACACGAGCGCATCGACGATGCCACGCACATGGTCGTCGGCGATGCCAACGACCGCTTCGTCGACACCATTTCCCGCTACCTGCGTCGACTGCCGACGCACACCGCCTGA
- a CDS encoding RCC1 repeat-containing protein, translating to MSGNRWIWTLVLAVAAWTTLAPVGAQANVLDAGGYHGCGLNGSGVVLCWGANGSGQLGDGTTTTRRTPVAVSGLSGLTTVAVVAGSYHSCALIADGSVRCWGGNGHGQLGDGTTTTRLTATTVTGLTGLAVTALAAGDAHTCALISNGGLRCWGSNDWGKLGDGGATQQNTPVLVQLPGLIVTAVAAGHSHTCARISNGSVRCWGWNGYGQLGDGSNNSSPVPVLVAGLAGVSVTTLTADDMQTCATINNGSVRCWGKNDTGQLGDGSTVHRNAPVTVTGLSGTTTIAVSAGQSHACALSSTGALRCWGGNGYGQLGDGTTTSRLSAVAVVGLAGTVVTAFGTGDRHSCARISDGSWRCWGGNTEGQLGIGGVLQRPLPVRVSGLAGLPVTALAAGAWHSCALISGGTVRCWGRNQYGQLGDGSNSPRPTPTLVSGLGGLTVTAISAGESHACARIVDGSLRCWGRNDRGQLGDGSNVDRNAPVLVGGLAGVTIVAVGVGAGHTCALDHLGVVRCWGRNDDGQLGDGTNTDRPLPVAVVGLAGTTVSTLAAGGWHNCVRLGDGRLRCWGSNYTGQLGDGTTTDRTSPVPVSGLAGLAANAITAGGYHSCARFSDGAVRCWGNNDSGQLGDNSTQTRTAPVVVSGLGGPGTSGLALGEYHSCARMTDGTLRCWGYNDAGQLGDGGTVDRGVAAPVLGLAGLNATDLAAGGSHTCARISDGSARCWGDNTHGVLGNGEAGYYATPQAVVDRVFGNDFEAE from the coding sequence ATGAGTGGCAATCGGTGGATATGGACCTTGGTCCTGGCCGTGGCGGCGTGGACGACGCTGGCCCCAGTGGGCGCGCAAGCCAATGTGCTCGACGCGGGCGGTTATCACGGTTGCGGCCTGAACGGCAGTGGCGTCGTCCTGTGTTGGGGCGCCAACGGCTCCGGGCAGCTGGGCGACGGCACCACGACGACGCGCCGGACGCCGGTCGCGGTCAGCGGCCTTTCCGGTCTCACCACCGTCGCCGTCGTGGCGGGCAGTTACCACAGCTGCGCACTGATCGCCGATGGCAGCGTGCGTTGTTGGGGTGGCAATGGGCACGGGCAACTCGGGGACGGGACAACCACGACCCGGCTGACCGCGACGACCGTGACGGGTCTCACCGGCCTGGCCGTGACCGCACTGGCGGCGGGCGATGCGCATACCTGCGCCCTGATCAGCAACGGCGGTCTGCGTTGCTGGGGCTCGAACGACTGGGGAAAGCTCGGTGACGGCGGTGCCACGCAGCAGAACACGCCGGTTCTCGTGCAGCTGCCGGGTCTGATCGTGACCGCGGTTGCGGCCGGCCACAGCCATACCTGCGCCCGGATCAGCAATGGGTCGGTGCGCTGCTGGGGCTGGAATGGCTACGGCCAACTCGGTGACGGGAGCAACAACAGTTCCCCTGTCCCGGTGCTGGTGGCCGGTCTCGCGGGCGTGAGTGTCACCACGCTGACGGCCGACGACATGCAGACCTGCGCCACCATCAACAACGGGTCCGTGCGTTGCTGGGGCAAGAACGACACCGGTCAACTTGGCGATGGCAGCACGGTCCATCGCAATGCGCCGGTGACCGTGACCGGTCTCTCGGGCACGACCACGATTGCCGTGAGCGCGGGTCAGTCTCATGCCTGTGCCCTGAGCAGCACGGGGGCCCTGCGCTGTTGGGGTGGAAACGGATATGGGCAGCTGGGGGACGGAACGACCACAAGCCGCCTGTCCGCGGTCGCCGTCGTCGGACTGGCCGGCACCGTCGTGACTGCATTCGGGACCGGCGATCGGCACAGTTGCGCCCGGATCAGCGACGGCAGCTGGCGCTGCTGGGGCGGCAATACCGAGGGGCAACTCGGCATCGGTGGCGTGCTCCAGCGGCCGTTGCCCGTGCGTGTGAGCGGCCTCGCCGGTCTGCCGGTGACTGCGCTCGCCGCCGGGGCCTGGCACAGTTGCGCACTGATCAGTGGCGGTACCGTGCGCTGCTGGGGCCGGAACCAATACGGTCAACTTGGCGACGGCAGCAACAGCCCGCGTCCGACACCGACGCTGGTCTCGGGGCTGGGCGGCTTGACCGTGACCGCGATCAGCGCCGGCGAATCGCACGCCTGCGCGCGCATCGTCGACGGCAGCCTGCGCTGCTGGGGGCGCAACGACCGCGGACAACTCGGCGATGGCAGCAACGTCGATCGCAATGCGCCGGTGCTGGTCGGCGGATTGGCCGGTGTCACGATCGTTGCGGTCGGCGTCGGCGCCGGACACACCTGCGCCTTGGACCATCTCGGTGTCGTGCGTTGCTGGGGCCGCAACGACGATGGCCAGCTCGGCGACGGCACCAATACGGATCGTCCGTTGCCAGTGGCGGTCGTCGGCCTTGCCGGCACGACGGTCTCGACCCTGGCGGCGGGCGGTTGGCACAACTGTGTGCGGCTCGGCGACGGCAGGCTGCGCTGCTGGGGTTCGAATTACACCGGGCAGCTGGGTGACGGCACGACCACCGATCGCACGTCGCCCGTTCCGGTCAGCGGACTCGCAGGGCTGGCCGCGAATGCCATCACGGCCGGTGGGTACCACAGCTGTGCACGCTTCAGCGACGGCGCCGTGCGTTGCTGGGGCAACAACGATTCGGGACAGCTCGGCGACAACTCCACGCAGACGCGCACCGCGCCCGTCGTCGTTTCAGGCCTCGGCGGGCCGGGCACGAGCGGGCTCGCCCTGGGCGAATACCACAGCTGCGCGAGGATGACGGACGGAACGCTGCGGTGCTGGGGCTACAACGATGCGGGGCAACTGGGCGATGGCGGCACCGTCGACCGCGGTGTGGCCGCGCCCGTGCTCGGGCTGGCCGGACTGAATGCAACCGACCTGGCCGCCGGCGGATCCCATACCTGCGCCCGCATCAGCGACGGCAGCGCGAGATGCTGGGGTGACAACACCCATGGCGTGCTCGGCAATGGTGAAGCCGGGTACTACGCGACACCGCAAGCCGTCGTCGATCGTGTGTTCGGCAACGATTTCGAAGCCGAATGA
- a CDS encoding DUF4442 domain-containing protein codes for MMSKVLKQWQRLKDKPFGRWLFTKIVCWQAPYFGSIHPRIEEIESGRMVVRIRQRRSIQNHIQTIHAIALCNGAELAAGVGIEATIRPEWRWIPKTMTVRYLAKATREARLESTIQLPDDIGNGYDCVIPVVATDPDGTRVFEADITMWVTPRKRPG; via the coding sequence CTGATGAGCAAGGTCCTCAAGCAATGGCAGCGACTGAAGGACAAACCCTTCGGTCGCTGGCTGTTCACGAAGATCGTCTGCTGGCAGGCGCCCTATTTCGGTTCGATCCATCCGCGCATCGAGGAGATTGAATCCGGGCGCATGGTGGTGCGCATCCGGCAGCGCCGCAGCATCCAGAACCACATCCAGACCATTCATGCGATCGCCCTGTGCAATGGCGCGGAGCTCGCGGCCGGCGTCGGCATCGAGGCGACGATCCGTCCGGAATGGCGCTGGATCCCGAAGACGATGACCGTGCGCTACCTCGCCAAGGCGACGCGCGAAGCCCGCCTGGAGTCGACCATCCAGTTGCCCGACGACATCGGCAACGGTTACGACTGCGTGATCCCGGTCGTCGCCACCGATCCGGACGGCACGCGCGTGTTCGAAGCCGACATCACGATGTGGGTGACGCCGCGCAAGCGTCCGGGCTGA